A single genomic interval of Rosistilla ulvae harbors:
- a CDS encoding redoxin domain-containing protein gives MLRSLVAALLVVASIASPLSAADSLAGHLGTQLSQIDADDFRGRRWQLEDVAEPQLLVVAFFGTQCPLAKLYATRLVELEKEYASRGVGFVAVMSNTQDSIAEIAAFARDHKLTFPVLKDAGNRIADRLAAERTPEVFLLDRERKVIYWGRVDDQYGIGFARDFPRSFDLKNALDDRLADRPIKTPVTRSIGCIIGRQKKADSDAKITFGNQVSRILQKHCVECHREGEIAPFALTDYDEVSGWADMIAETVRGGRMPPWHADPAHGSFANDRSMSDEDKQTLYDWADAGAPAGNLANLPEPIQYTPGWLLPEAPDMIVNVSPEPFEVPADGAVKYQYFRVDPGFTEDKWLRYAELQPGNREVVHHILAFARPKDGSKRLNAERGYLVGYVPGTRIEPIPKGWAKKIPAGSELIFQVHYTPIGTPQIDHSRLGMIFADDAEITHEIVTTSAVQPRLNIPPGDDNYTVTAVQRDLPNSQLLGFSPHMHLRGKAFRYELVDPNGQRSTLLDIPAYDFNWQTFYLFDNPMSVDAGSQMLCTAAFDNSSKNLNNPDPKATVRWGDQTWDEMMIGYFHYAVPRGEAKAAAPTMRQRAAEAIRRNGRLRVFERIDTDGDGKITRQQTPSELHATFDRLDRNGDSILTRAEVETGD, from the coding sequence GTGCTTCGCTCGCTCGTTGCTGCTTTATTGGTCGTTGCTTCAATCGCCTCTCCACTCTCCGCTGCCGATTCGTTGGCTGGCCATCTAGGGACCCAGTTGTCCCAGATCGATGCCGACGACTTTCGCGGACGGCGCTGGCAACTCGAAGACGTTGCCGAACCGCAACTCTTGGTCGTCGCGTTTTTTGGGACTCAGTGTCCGCTGGCAAAACTGTATGCGACGCGGTTGGTCGAGCTCGAAAAAGAATACGCTTCCCGCGGCGTCGGCTTTGTCGCCGTGATGAGTAACACGCAGGATTCGATCGCTGAGATCGCCGCTTTTGCTCGCGACCACAAGTTGACGTTTCCTGTGCTCAAAGACGCCGGGAATCGGATCGCCGATCGACTGGCTGCCGAGCGGACGCCCGAGGTCTTTCTGCTGGACCGCGAGCGAAAGGTCATCTATTGGGGACGCGTCGACGACCAATACGGGATCGGATTCGCCCGCGATTTCCCTCGCAGCTTCGATCTGAAAAATGCGCTCGACGATCGACTGGCCGATCGTCCGATCAAGACGCCGGTAACGCGATCGATTGGATGTATCATCGGCCGTCAAAAGAAAGCTGACAGCGATGCGAAGATCACTTTTGGCAATCAGGTTTCGCGGATCTTGCAGAAGCACTGCGTCGAGTGCCATCGCGAGGGAGAGATCGCGCCGTTTGCATTGACCGATTACGATGAGGTCTCCGGATGGGCCGACATGATCGCCGAAACCGTTCGCGGCGGACGTATGCCTCCATGGCACGCCGATCCCGCGCACGGATCGTTTGCCAACGATCGCTCGATGTCCGACGAGGACAAACAGACGCTATACGATTGGGCTGACGCCGGCGCTCCGGCGGGCAATCTGGCCAATCTTCCCGAGCCGATCCAATACACTCCCGGTTGGCTGCTGCCCGAAGCGCCCGACATGATCGTCAACGTCAGCCCCGAGCCTTTTGAGGTTCCAGCCGATGGAGCGGTCAAGTACCAATACTTCCGTGTCGATCCAGGTTTCACCGAAGACAAATGGCTGCGTTATGCCGAACTGCAGCCTGGCAATCGCGAGGTGGTCCATCACATCTTGGCCTTCGCCCGTCCCAAGGATGGATCGAAGCGGCTCAATGCAGAGCGAGGGTATTTGGTGGGATATGTCCCTGGCACGCGGATTGAACCGATCCCCAAGGGCTGGGCCAAAAAGATTCCCGCTGGCAGCGAGCTGATCTTCCAAGTCCACTACACTCCGATCGGGACGCCGCAAATCGACCACAGTCGACTGGGGATGATCTTTGCCGACGATGCGGAGATCACTCACGAGATCGTCACCACCAGCGCGGTACAGCCTCGATTAAACATCCCTCCCGGCGACGACAACTACACTGTCACTGCGGTGCAGCGAGATTTGCCCAACAGTCAACTGCTGGGCTTCAGTCCGCACATGCATCTCCGCGGCAAGGCGTTCCGGTACGAATTGGTCGACCCTAACGGCCAGCGAAGCACGTTGTTGGACATCCCCGCTTACGACTTTAATTGGCAGACGTTTTATCTGTTCGACAATCCGATGTCGGTCGACGCCGGTTCGCAGATGCTGTGCACCGCCGCGTTTGATAACAGTTCCAAGAACCTGAACAATCCCGATCCCAAAGCGACGGTTCGCTGGGGCGATCAGACTTGGGACGAGATGATGATCGGGTACTTTCATTACGCGGTGCCGCGTGGGGAAGCGAAGGCTGCCGCGCCGACGATGCGCCAGCGGGCAGCTGAAGCGATTCGGCGAAACGGTCGCTTGCGAGTCTTCGAGCGGATCGATACCGATGGCGATGGCAAGATCACGCGCCAGCAAACGCCCTCAGAATTGCATGCAACCTTCGATCGCTTGGACCGCAATGGTGATAGCATTCTGACGCGCGCCGAGGTCGAAACGGGCGACTGA
- a CDS encoding sulfatase-like hydrolase/transferase, giving the protein MILASSAMLQAADRPNILFIIADDQSPFDLKSYNPDSALETPVLDRLAAEGMTIDGAYHMGSWSGAVCTPSRHMVMAGRTLWHLPGPKPNKKQKAKAGNNKPVGFDHAPADLAEHTMAAVFNRAGYATMRTCKRGNSYEAANRQFTRRHDATKRGGTAESGSAWHAEQVLDYLNDRESEKQTDPFLIYFGFSHPHDTRDGTPELLSKYGAVNHADPETLPPANEDAPQLPVNYLPEHPFHHGHPNLRDEVSVSGVWKRRDPTTIRNEIGREFACSENIDIQIGRVLEKLDAMGELDNTYIVYTADHGMAIGRHGLQGKQNLYQHTWRVPLIVKGPGIKAASRAEGNVYLLDVLATLCDLAGVQPPETNEGTSFAPVLEGEQDKIRDVLYGVYCGGTKPGMRCVKQGDWKLIKYDVLDGKVRETQLFNLATNPHEFLTQHHAAAVSTLTGTAPTEDQVNLADDPRFAEKRKELEALLLSQQVKFDDPYRLWDQPQND; this is encoded by the coding sequence ATGATCCTCGCATCCTCGGCGATGCTGCAAGCCGCCGACCGTCCGAATATCTTATTCATCATCGCCGACGATCAATCTCCGTTCGACTTGAAGTCGTACAATCCCGATTCGGCGCTGGAGACTCCCGTCCTGGATCGCTTAGCCGCCGAGGGGATGACGATCGACGGAGCGTATCACATGGGATCGTGGTCGGGCGCAGTCTGCACCCCGTCGCGGCACATGGTGATGGCGGGGCGAACGCTGTGGCATCTGCCCGGCCCCAAACCGAACAAGAAGCAAAAAGCCAAAGCGGGAAACAACAAGCCTGTCGGATTCGATCATGCCCCCGCCGATCTGGCGGAGCATACGATGGCAGCGGTCTTCAACCGCGCCGGGTACGCGACGATGCGAACCTGCAAACGGGGGAACAGTTACGAAGCGGCCAATCGCCAGTTCACGCGGCGGCACGACGCGACGAAACGTGGCGGGACGGCGGAATCCGGCAGCGCGTGGCATGCCGAACAAGTCCTGGACTATCTGAACGATCGCGAATCGGAAAAACAGACCGATCCGTTTCTGATCTACTTTGGTTTTTCGCACCCTCACGACACGCGCGACGGTACTCCCGAACTGTTGTCTAAATATGGAGCGGTCAACCATGCCGATCCCGAAACGTTACCGCCAGCCAACGAAGATGCACCGCAACTGCCGGTCAACTACCTTCCCGAACATCCGTTCCATCACGGGCACCCGAACCTTCGCGATGAGGTCAGCGTCAGTGGCGTCTGGAAACGCCGCGACCCGACGACGATCCGCAACGAGATCGGACGCGAATTCGCCTGCAGCGAGAACATCGACATCCAGATCGGCCGCGTGTTGGAAAAACTAGACGCGATGGGAGAACTGGACAACACCTACATCGTCTACACCGCCGACCATGGCATGGCGATTGGCCGACACGGATTGCAGGGCAAACAGAATCTTTATCAACACACTTGGCGCGTGCCGCTGATCGTCAAAGGCCCGGGGATCAAAGCGGCCAGCCGCGCCGAGGGGAACGTCTATCTGTTGGACGTCTTGGCGACGCTTTGCGATCTGGCGGGCGTTCAACCGCCCGAGACCAATGAAGGAACCAGTTTTGCTCCGGTCCTCGAGGGAGAACAGGACAAGATCCGCGACGTTCTCTACGGCGTCTATTGCGGCGGCACCAAGCCGGGCATGCGATGCGTCAAACAAGGGGACTGGAAACTTATCAAATACGATGTCCTCGATGGCAAGGTCCGCGAGACGCAACTTTTCAACCTGGCCACCAATCCGCATGAATTCCTGACGCAGCATCACGCAGCGGCGGTCAGCACGTTGACGGGAACTGCCCCCACCGAGGACCAAGTGAACCTGGCCGACGACCCGCGATTTGCGGAGAAGCGGAAAGAACTGGAAGCGTTGCTGTTGTCGCAGCAGGTGAAGTTCGACGATCCCTACCGATTGTGGGACCAGCCGCAGAACGACTGA
- a CDS encoding addiction module protein: MTVRTLIDGLSREERREAFEVLWQALLGEDSLEVPAWHGEVLSQRLTNPSAGPSLPLDDAIEEVRRRLDGRPLSA, from the coding sequence ATGACAGTACGAACACTGATTGACGGGCTTTCGCGGGAGGAGCGTCGAGAGGCATTCGAAGTGCTGTGGCAGGCTTTGCTCGGCGAAGATTCACTAGAAGTACCAGCCTGGCACGGCGAGGTTCTGTCGCAGCGACTAACGAATCCGTCGGCGGGGCCTTCACTGCCGCTCGACGACGCCATCGAAGAAGTCAGGCGGAGGCTCGATGGACGTCCACTTTCGGCCTGA
- a CDS encoding DUF1559 domain-containing protein, protein MEPKKQGFTLVELLVVIAIIGILVGLLLPAVQAAREAARRLQCNNHLKQFGLALHNYADTYGKFPHGSGGGAHTYNRLNAMVSMLPFFEETALADMVNSQQTFGGTTYGAGGSSPWDSNYELWGSQFQVKGMNCPSDSPVGDKRNGRWKDGVAATSSYSFCHGDHVTDVRNQATYRRRGLFGTRSYATFAAITDGTSNTMAISERCFPRGPRSVFGNTVENLTGLETNPALCLAQADRNAREYLPSANVGGYRIGGTRAYDGMPIYTGFNAILPPNSPSCLVGNVNTHGVMSAQSWHPGGVNCVFADGSVRFITETIDTGNPGAAEKFSGASPYGVWGALATINGGEVARE, encoded by the coding sequence ATGGAACCAAAAAAACAAGGATTCACGCTTGTTGAACTGTTGGTCGTCATTGCCATCATTGGAATATTGGTGGGCCTTCTATTGCCAGCGGTCCAGGCAGCGCGTGAAGCGGCTCGACGACTGCAGTGCAATAATCACCTGAAACAATTTGGTTTGGCGCTTCACAACTACGCCGACACGTATGGCAAGTTCCCACACGGATCGGGCGGAGGTGCTCACACCTACAATCGTCTAAACGCGATGGTTTCGATGTTGCCCTTCTTTGAGGAAACGGCCTTGGCGGACATGGTCAATTCGCAACAGACTTTTGGCGGGACGACCTATGGTGCCGGGGGATCGAGCCCTTGGGATTCGAATTACGAATTGTGGGGCTCGCAATTCCAAGTCAAAGGGATGAACTGTCCCTCGGATTCCCCCGTCGGCGACAAACGCAACGGACGCTGGAAAGATGGCGTCGCGGCGACGTCCAGTTATTCGTTTTGCCACGGCGACCATGTGACCGACGTTCGCAACCAAGCCACCTACAGACGCCGCGGACTGTTCGGTACACGCAGCTACGCGACATTTGCGGCGATTACAGACGGGACCAGCAACACGATGGCGATCTCCGAACGCTGCTTCCCACGCGGCCCCCGCAGTGTTTTTGGTAACACAGTCGAGAACCTGACCGGGCTAGAAACCAATCCAGCCCTCTGCTTGGCTCAAGCCGATCGCAACGCCCGCGAATATTTGCCGTCCGCCAATGTCGGAGGCTATCGAATTGGGGGAACGCGGGCCTATGACGGGATGCCGATCTATACCGGATTCAATGCCATCCTGCCTCCCAACAGCCCTTCCTGCTTGGTTGGCAACGTCAACACCCACGGCGTCATGTCGGCGCAGAGCTGGCATCCCGGCGGCGTCAACTGTGTCTTTGCCGACGGTTCGGTCCGGTTCATCACCGAAACGATCGATACCGGCAACCCTGGAGCTGCGGAGAAGTTCTCTGGAGCCAGCCCCTACGGCGTCTGGGGTGCACTGGCCACGATCAATGGTGGGGAAGTCGCACGGGAGTAG
- the galE gene encoding UDP-glucose 4-epimerase GalE: protein MRILVTGGAGYIGSHTCVELLQAGHELVVVDDLSNSKRESLRRVQQLAGKTLEFHELSLLDRDALTRVLAAADFDAVIHFAAFKAVGESVAKPLEYYQNNVTGTINLMDAMRSCGCKNLVYSSSCTVYGEPQQRPVTEDHPVAQAESPYGWTKLMTEQIMRDVYVSDPSWNFALLRYFNPVGAHPSGDIGEDPNGIPNNLLPFITQVALGKHEKLNVFGGDYDTPDGTCIRDYIHVVDLALAHVKAVEKVGTDEGIFTYNLGTGTGSSVLQVIAAFREATGIDLPYEIVDRRAGDVIVAYADPSRAERELGWKATRNLLDMCRDGWNWQHKNPEGMVEAV from the coding sequence ATGCGAATTCTAGTGACCGGCGGTGCAGGCTATATCGGCAGCCACACCTGCGTGGAATTACTGCAGGCGGGGCACGAATTGGTCGTCGTCGACGACTTGAGCAACAGCAAGCGCGAGTCGCTGCGCCGCGTCCAACAACTGGCTGGCAAGACGCTGGAATTCCACGAATTGAGCCTGTTGGATCGCGATGCGTTGACCCGCGTCTTGGCCGCCGCCGATTTTGATGCCGTGATCCACTTTGCAGCCTTTAAGGCGGTTGGCGAATCGGTCGCCAAACCGTTGGAGTATTACCAGAACAACGTCACCGGCACGATCAACCTGATGGATGCGATGCGCTCCTGCGGTTGCAAGAACCTCGTCTACAGTTCGTCCTGCACCGTCTATGGCGAACCGCAGCAACGCCCTGTGACCGAGGACCATCCGGTCGCTCAAGCGGAGAGCCCGTACGGTTGGACCAAGCTGATGACCGAGCAGATCATGCGCGACGTCTACGTCAGCGACCCCAGTTGGAACTTCGCCCTGCTGCGATACTTCAATCCCGTCGGTGCCCATCCCAGCGGCGACATCGGCGAAGATCCCAATGGCATTCCTAACAATCTGCTGCCATTCATCACGCAAGTTGCGTTGGGCAAACACGAGAAATTAAATGTCTTCGGCGGCGATTACGACACGCCCGACGGAACCTGCATCCGCGATTACATCCATGTCGTCGACCTCGCACTGGCGCACGTCAAAGCTGTCGAAAAGGTCGGCACCGACGAGGGGATCTTCACGTACAACCTGGGAACGGGAACCGGGTCGAGCGTGTTGCAGGTGATCGCTGCGTTCCGCGAAGCGACGGGGATCGATCTGCCTTATGAAATCGTCGACCGTCGCGCCGGCGACGTGATCGTCGCGTATGCCGATCCGTCGCGTGCCGAGCGAGAACTGGGCTGGAAGGCGACGCGGAATCTATTGGACATGTGTCGCGATGGATGGAACTGGCAACACAAAAATCCCGAGGGGATGGTCGAAGCTGTCTAA
- a CDS encoding 3-keto-disaccharide hydrolase codes for MLRSALIVPLLALVCTFANAQEFTSLVPESGLEGWHGRPHLDPRKYADVDAEKLAQWKQETEAHWSNKDGVLINDGHGPYLTTDKEYTDFELKLEYRTVAKADSGIYLRGTPQVQIWDTTDEAKFKHGAQLGSGALWNNSAGAPGKDPLVKADKPFGEWNSVRVIQVGQRTTVYLNDQLVVDNALMENYWDRSQPLFRSGPIQLQTHGGEILWRDVAIREIGADEANQILASHGNEGFESVFDGKTLNGWKGAVDNYEVVDGMIRCKPKHGGTLFTDKTYGDFKVRVMFRLPPGGNNGLAIRYPGEGNPAYAGMTELQVLDNTAEKYAKLDARQYHGSAYGMAAAARGFLRPVGQWNFQEVTVKGPTITVELNGNKILETDVSKVTEFMADSPHPGRELSKGHFGFAGHNDPVEFKEISILPL; via the coding sequence ATGCTGCGTTCTGCTTTAATCGTTCCCCTTTTGGCTTTGGTTTGCACCTTCGCCAATGCTCAAGAGTTCACCTCTTTGGTCCCCGAATCGGGACTCGAAGGCTGGCACGGACGTCCCCATTTGGACCCACGCAAGTATGCCGACGTCGACGCTGAAAAGCTTGCTCAATGGAAGCAAGAGACCGAAGCCCACTGGTCGAACAAAGACGGCGTGCTGATCAACGACGGCCACGGCCCGTACCTGACGACCGACAAAGAATACACCGATTTCGAACTGAAGCTGGAATACCGCACCGTTGCCAAAGCGGACAGCGGGATCTATCTGCGTGGCACACCACAGGTTCAGATCTGGGACACAACCGACGAAGCCAAGTTTAAGCACGGTGCCCAACTCGGCTCCGGCGCCCTCTGGAACAACTCCGCCGGCGCTCCCGGCAAAGACCCATTGGTCAAAGCCGACAAGCCGTTTGGCGAATGGAACTCGGTTCGCGTGATCCAAGTCGGTCAACGCACGACCGTCTACTTGAACGATCAATTGGTCGTTGACAATGCCCTAATGGAAAACTACTGGGACCGCAGCCAACCGCTATTCCGCAGCGGCCCGATCCAATTGCAAACCCACGGCGGCGAGATCCTGTGGCGCGACGTTGCGATCCGCGAGATCGGTGCCGACGAAGCGAATCAGATCCTGGCGTCTCATGGGAACGAAGGCTTCGAATCGGTATTCGATGGCAAAACGCTGAACGGTTGGAAGGGTGCTGTCGACAACTACGAAGTCGTCGACGGGATGATCCGCTGCAAGCCAAAGCACGGCGGAACCCTGTTCACCGACAAGACCTACGGCGACTTCAAGGTCCGCGTGATGTTCCGTCTGCCTCCAGGCGGCAACAACGGCTTGGCGATTCGTTACCCTGGCGAAGGCAACCCAGCTTATGCGGGAATGACCGAACTGCAGGTTCTGGACAACACAGCTGAAAAGTATGCCAAGCTCGACGCGCGGCAATATCACGGTTCAGCTTACGGCATGGCAGCGGCGGCTCGCGGCTTCCTTCGCCCTGTTGGCCAATGGAACTTCCAAGAGGTGACAGTCAAAGGACCGACGATCACCGTCGAACTCAACGGCAACAAGATCTTGGAGACCGACGTCAGCAAGGTGACTGAATTCATGGCCGATTCGCCACACCCAGGTCGCGAACTCAGCAAAGGTCACTTCGGATTTGCCGGACACAACGATCCGGTTGAATTCAAAGAGATCAGCATCTTGCCACTGTAA
- a CDS encoding carboxypeptidase-like regulatory domain-containing protein gives MFRHTFYCLLVTLGLATFSGCERGPLENPNWPQRYPAAGTVSYQGKPIEGADVTFTNTTAGSTGTGKTDADGKFQLTTYVENDGVVAGEHIVAIRRVDVVDNTPADVDLSAGGEAVPPTITWIIPEKYSNSAKSGLTATISETERNEFTFDLE, from the coding sequence ATGTTTCGTCATACATTTTACTGCCTCCTTGTCACACTTGGGTTGGCGACTTTCAGCGGCTGCGAGAGAGGACCGCTTGAAAACCCCAATTGGCCCCAACGCTATCCCGCTGCGGGCACGGTCAGTTATCAAGGCAAGCCGATCGAAGGGGCCGACGTGACGTTCACCAATACAACGGCAGGCTCGACCGGTACCGGAAAAACCGACGCCGATGGTAAATTCCAATTGACGACTTATGTTGAAAACGATGGCGTCGTCGCGGGCGAGCATATCGTTGCGATCCGCCGCGTCGATGTTGTCGACAACACGCCCGCCGACGTCGATCTATCGGCCGGCGGCGAAGCGGTCCCGCCGACGATCACTTGGATCATCCCCGAGAAGTATTCGAACTCCGCGAAGTCGGGGCTGACAGCCACGATCAGCGAAACCGAGCGGAACGAGTTTACGTTCGATCTGGAATAG
- a CDS encoding Dabb family protein produces the protein MRFQTLASHKWFVAASLASVLLGGAIMSGQLGDRSMAIADEKPAAKTQLLRHVVLFKFKESSSEADVQKVVDEFGKLKSKIPQIHAYEHGTENSPEGLADGFTHCFLVTFKSEADRAAYLPHADHLAFVDVLKPHLDKVLVVDYWTNE, from the coding sequence ATGAGATTTCAAACTCTTGCTTCACACAAATGGTTCGTCGCAGCATCTCTGGCCAGCGTTCTACTGGGCGGTGCGATCATGAGCGGACAACTGGGAGACCGATCGATGGCGATCGCCGACGAAAAGCCAGCAGCCAAGACACAGCTGTTGCGGCACGTGGTGCTGTTTAAGTTCAAAGAGAGTTCATCCGAGGCGGACGTTCAGAAGGTCGTCGACGAGTTCGGCAAACTGAAGAGCAAGATCCCGCAGATCCATGCCTATGAGCATGGCACCGAGAACAGCCCCGAAGGGCTCGCCGACGGGTTCACTCATTGCTTTCTAGTGACCTTCAAAAGCGAAGCCGATCGCGCGGCCTACCTTCCCCACGCCGATCACCTCGCCTTTGTCGACGTGCTGAAGCCCCACTTGGACAAAGTGTTAGTCGTCGATTACTGGACCAACGAATAA
- a CDS encoding LptF/LptG family permease, whose protein sequence is MPTRLTRYILWEITKVFLVAIVSLTVLILLIVVARELLRQGLGPAALLQLLPLFLPLSLQFALPTTALFAVSAVYGRIAADGEIATIKAAGISPLTILKPAFIFGLILSPIAVGLNDLAVSWGKPGVKHVLLHSLEEIVYRRLQAQRSYSSDKGFSIHVQDVKDRRLLWPTVTLHNSGSELPITVTASEGSLHLNPERETLMLRLVDSRIEGGGAFRSHFPGEIVPEIPLNKAFAKGDPSSSRPADLPLYLIGPEAIRSEKAMSIDRQRLAAQTGFALANGRWSDIVGSPGAQLRGAIGGGAHRLTRLHVEPWRRWSFGFSCFFFVLVGAPLAIMAKTADYWTSFGMVFLPILLFYFPIFIVGQDYAKNGELPPYSVWMANSVVAIVAVFMIKRVWRY, encoded by the coding sequence ATGCCGACAAGGCTGACCCGATATATCCTCTGGGAAATCACGAAGGTGTTCCTGGTTGCGATTGTTTCGCTCACGGTGCTGATCTTATTGATCGTCGTCGCCCGCGAATTATTGCGCCAAGGGCTCGGTCCGGCCGCCTTGTTGCAGCTGTTGCCGTTGTTCCTGCCGTTGAGTTTGCAGTTTGCGTTGCCGACGACGGCGCTGTTTGCTGTGAGCGCTGTCTATGGCCGGATCGCTGCCGACGGAGAGATCGCGACGATCAAAGCGGCTGGAATTTCACCACTGACGATTTTGAAGCCCGCCTTTATTTTCGGACTGATCCTCAGTCCGATCGCAGTGGGGTTGAACGATCTGGCTGTCTCCTGGGGCAAGCCGGGAGTCAAACATGTGCTGCTGCATTCACTCGAAGAGATTGTTTATCGACGACTTCAAGCCCAGCGTTCCTACAGTTCGGACAAAGGGTTTTCGATCCACGTTCAAGATGTCAAGGATCGCCGGCTGTTATGGCCCACGGTCACTTTGCACAATTCGGGCAGCGAGTTGCCGATCACCGTTACGGCCAGCGAAGGAAGCTTGCATCTGAATCCCGAGCGGGAGACGTTGATGCTGCGGTTAGTCGACAGCCGAATCGAGGGGGGCGGAGCCTTCCGCAGCCACTTCCCCGGCGAGATCGTGCCGGAGATTCCACTGAACAAAGCCTTCGCCAAAGGTGACCCCAGCAGTTCGCGACCGGCGGATCTGCCGTTGTATTTGATTGGTCCCGAAGCGATCCGCAGCGAGAAAGCGATGTCGATCGACCGGCAACGTTTGGCGGCGCAGACAGGTTTCGCGTTAGCCAACGGTCGCTGGAGCGATATCGTCGGCTCGCCCGGGGCACAGCTGCGTGGAGCGATCGGTGGCGGCGCCCATCGATTGACTCGATTGCACGTCGAACCCTGGCGACGTTGGTCGTTTGGATTCTCTTGTTTCTTCTTTGTGCTGGTCGGTGCACCGTTGGCGATCATGGCTAAGACCGCCGATTATTGGACAAGCTTTGGAATGGTCTTCCTGCCGATCCTGCTGTTCTATTTTCCGATCTTCATCGTCGGCCAGGACTATGCCAAAAACGGAGAATTGCCACCCTACAGTGTGTGGATGGCAAACTCCGTCGTGGCGATTGTCGCTGTCTTTATGATCAAACGCGTTTGGCGTTATTGA
- a CDS encoding adenylate/guanylate cyclase domain-containing protein has protein sequence MQRPITYRQALIFVAIIPIAAQLVGSAFNIFYNVAHVRPLISDAQQAVLLRSIMWVNCLVYPAATIAWGSVVWRFQSILSQRERALPIPPDRLESIQRLAINLPWWMILIGGLAWLTCIPMIVIPLNLADSGLDSRVPILLTVSIIVSAMIALTHAFFALELALHKCLFPLLFEDVQPSSIRGAYPLTLRGRGIAWSLSAVFCPIVSILLLFYVPQPEAQRGLAFPIAVGCIAMLFGLVSAWLVGRLYGTPIRELKKAAQAVGRGQLDTDIRLLRADEFGPLIEEFNQMTRGLKEKESLRRMFGLHVGRQAAEQILASVPGLGGVEREITVMFVDIRGFTASSEGRDATEVVAVLNEFLTAMVDVVETQHHGMVNKYLGDGFMALFGVGDDRPQHADDAVDAGVSMIDRLAELNTAFDSRQMPPLRIGIGIHTGTALVGSIGSNQRLEFTAIGDAVNIASRIESLTKTVGATMLLTAATHRQLKRPHDLQPHAPQPVKGIRDPIVTYGLRESAATH, from the coding sequence ATGCAGCGTCCGATTACCTACCGCCAAGCCTTAATTTTTGTCGCGATCATTCCCATCGCGGCTCAATTGGTCGGTAGCGCTTTCAATATTTTTTACAACGTCGCCCACGTCCGCCCGCTGATCTCCGACGCTCAGCAGGCGGTGCTGCTGCGTTCGATCATGTGGGTCAATTGCCTTGTCTATCCGGCGGCGACGATTGCTTGGGGGAGCGTCGTCTGGCGTTTTCAATCGATACTGAGTCAGCGGGAGCGTGCCCTACCGATCCCCCCGGATCGACTGGAATCGATTCAACGCCTGGCGATCAATCTTCCCTGGTGGATGATCTTGATCGGCGGCCTGGCCTGGCTGACGTGTATTCCGATGATCGTTATCCCATTGAACCTGGCCGACAGTGGGCTCGATTCCCGGGTCCCAATCCTGCTGACGGTTTCGATCATCGTGTCGGCGATGATCGCATTGACGCACGCCTTCTTTGCATTGGAACTTGCGTTACATAAGTGTCTGTTTCCGTTGTTGTTCGAAGACGTCCAGCCGTCGTCGATTCGAGGTGCGTATCCATTGACGCTCCGCGGTCGCGGGATCGCTTGGAGTCTGTCGGCGGTCTTTTGTCCAATCGTTTCGATCCTGCTGTTGTTCTACGTCCCGCAGCCCGAGGCGCAGCGGGGGCTTGCCTTTCCGATCGCCGTCGGCTGTATCGCGATGCTCTTCGGGCTCGTATCGGCGTGGCTGGTCGGTCGCTTGTACGGAACGCCGATCCGCGAGCTGAAGAAAGCGGCTCAAGCGGTCGGTCGCGGCCAGTTGGATACCGACATCCGGCTGTTGCGAGCCGACGAGTTTGGGCCGTTGATCGAAGAGTTCAATCAGATGACGCGGGGGCTGAAAGAGAAGGAGTCGCTGCGGCGGATGTTTGGTCTGCACGTCGGCCGCCAAGCGGCCGAACAGATCCTGGCCAGCGTGCCGGGACTCGGTGGTGTGGAGCGGGAGATCACTGTGATGTTTGTCGATATCCGAGGCTTCACCGCCAGCAGCGAAGGACGCGACGCCACCGAAGTCGTTGCGGTGCTGAACGAGTTTCTGACGGCGATGGTCGATGTCGTCGAGACGCAACATCACGGGATGGTCAACAAATATCTGGGCGATGGTTTTATGGCCCTGTTTGGTGTTGGCGACGATCGCCCTCAGCACGCCGACGATGCGGTCGATGCCGGGGTGAGCATGATCGATCGCTTGGCGGAACTGAACACGGCGTTTGATTCGCGGCAGATGCCGCCGCTGCGGATCGGTATCGGGATCCATACGGGAACCGCGCTGGTCGGAAGTATCGGGTCGAATCAACGGCTCGAATTCACAGCGATCGGCGATGCTGTGAACATCGCGTCGCGAATCGAATCGCTGACCAAAACCGTCGGCGCCACGATGCTGTTGACCGCGGCAACGCACAGGCAACTGAAACGCCCTCACGATCTGCAGCCTCACGCCCCGCAACCGGTCAAGGGAATCCGAGATCCGATCGTCACCTACGGTCTCCGCGAATCAGCCGCCACGCATTAG